Below is a window of Chionomys nivalis chromosome Y, mChiNiv1.1, whole genome shotgun sequence DNA.
GCCATGGTAACCTAGGGGCTTGATTTGCCTTAACATCTAGCTGGCTGAGTAAAAAGGGGATCTCTTGGGCTTTACTTTCGATTTCAGAAGGTGCATGCCAGTACCCAAGTGAGAATTGATTTCCCTGAGGCTGATTTAGCAACTCCAGcctttttttctgtatctctAGGGGTAAAAgcataaacagttaatttcctgagCTATGATCTTATGTCTGTTAAAACCAAGTTGTTAGTAGCTTGTTAGGCCAGTAGATTACATCTTCCTGAGTTTGCTGTTAGAGGAATCCAGTCAGTAAAGACAGTTGTGGGAGATTAGTTTTATGTTGACTTTTGGCTATGAGAACAAAGACTTGACTGAGTGTATCCTTTTCACACTGTGGTTTCATGGTGTCAGGATGTATCCAGTTGCCCTACAGGCAAAGTCAAATTTATATACTGTAGAAGGGAGAAATGTCATAATTTCACAAGATTTCTGCAGAATTGACAGGGATTTATCCAAAAGGCAGGTGTCCATGCAGCTCTGCAAAATGAGTTCTTtacaatattatatattttgagaatttgtCTAGTGATTTGTCAGCTGTATTTTTGTTGTATAATGGTTGTGGGCTCACCACAgtaaagaatattttcatttgcTTGACCAACCTAATATctatattttttttatgtgtttaattAGCTTTGATCATCTAGCACTTCAGCAGATTTTCTGAAACAAAATCTGACTTTTCCATTGAGTCTTTCAGATAATTCCTGTTTTAAGAAGTGATTTAAATGTGATTTATTAAATTACTTTAGCCATTACAATCTGTATGAGCACAATGTGAAAGTCAGAGATTATAAGAGCtgaaaatcttgttttcttttttgactaaGAACCTTCATGATGTTGTATTATCTTTCCTTTAAATTCTCTTATCATTTTGCTTTATACTTTCTTCTAAGTGTATCTCATTTTGTCTTCACAatctcatttctgtttttcagtcATACATTTGAagatagtttttatttctttttttttttgttttttttttgtttgtttgttttttgttttttgtttttcgagacagggtttctctgtggttttggagcctgtcctggaactagctcttgtagaccaggctagtcttgaactcacagagatccacctgcctctgcctcccaagtgctgggattaaaggcgtgcaccaccaccgcctggcaatagTTTTTATTTCTAATGTTGCCCTTCTGAAGTCCATAACAGAATTCAGTGGCATTCATAAGTTAATATGCATCATCAATAGTTCTTACACAACTACtcctgatttttcttctatttttcagGTTGTTCGTACAAACCAATGTGCAGGGGAATTTGTTGTTACTTTCCCTCGTGCTTACCACAGTGGTTTTAACCAAGGATATAACTTTGCTGAGGCAGTGAATTTTTGCACTGCTGATTGGGTAAGTCTAGGTGTGGTGGACCTTCAGGTAAAAAGGCATAAAGGATATGAATAGGGGTCATTGTGGAGAAACTACACTTCATGATTTCTCCAGGTAGCCATACACAATCTTTGAACACACAGCTACCTGCTGGACGCCAGTGTATTGAACACTACCGCCGCCTCCAGCGTTATTGTGTCTTCTCCCATGAGGAGTTAATCTGCAAGATGGCTGCATTCCCAGAGAAGCTGGATCTGAATCTAGCAGTGGCAGTTCACAAGGAGATGTTCATTATGGTGCAGGAGGAGCGACGTCTCCGaaaggccttgttggagaaggtgggTGGTAGAAACCAAGGCTAAGGAATCATCAAACATACTGTGGTAGAGACACAGACCAATTTTGAGTAAGCACTTTACACCTTATCTTTAATTCATGCTATTGGAAATGTCAGGGCAGAGactgtatgtgtttatgtgtttttcttCCAATTTCTCTACAGCTATCCTTACAAGCTTACGTCCACAGCAGGGCTCAGTATTGGCTGTGGTGGGGTGTTCACAACCCTGCTCCTAGTCTTTACAGTATATGTGGGTTGAACACCCCCAGGGCGTCACGGAAGCTGAACGAGAAGCCTTTGAGCTGCTCCCAGATGATGAGCGTCAGTGCATCAAGTGTAAGACCACGTGTTTTCTATCAGCCTTGGCCTGTTATGACTGCCCAGATGGTCTTGTCTGCCTTTCTCACATCAATGATCTTTGTAAGTGCTCAAGGAACCGACAATACTTACGGTGAGTATGGGTcctatataaaagaaatagaggaaattCAGGTCTAGTCTACACAATTTTTTTCCGGTCTTCCTCCAGGTATAGGTATACATTGGATGAACTGCCTGCTATGCTACAAAAGCTGAAGATTCGGGCTGAGTCTTTTGACAACTGGGCCAACAAAGTCCAAGCAGCTCTAGAGGTAGAGGATGGACGGAAACGCAGTGagtaatagaaaaggaagaaCCTTTAACCAAAGTGTATCAGCTTTTAGaaaatcttttctgttttcctgtaaTACTGTCTTACAACTTggactctttgttttcttttttaggttttGAAGAACTAAGGGCATTGGAATCTGAAGCTCGTGAAAGACGATTCCCTAATAGTGAACTGCTTCAACGACTGAAAAACTGCCTAAGTGAGGCAGAGGCTTGTATTTCCCAGGTTCTTGGACTAGTCAGTAACTCAGATGACAGGTATgttagaaaagcaaacaaaattggGAATTTAGTGGTAGAATCCTTGTCCAACAATTGCTAGTCCTGGGGCAGTCATGAGCTTCaagaagaaagataagaaaatggaATTCTTGTAGCAACAATTTGTATGTAGTATTTAGCCAGTTGGAATTCAAAACTAAATAGTTTTCTTATAAGAGGAAGGAtctctgggctagagagatgatgaCTCATTTTAAGAGAGCttttccagatgtcctgagtcaGGTCTCATTGGAATAACTTCTAAGTGCCTCTAACTCCAGGTGATATGACACATCTGGTTTCAACATGTATCCCCACACAAATGGCATATACTCTCAATCAGActcacataaaatttttaaagtttttaattttagaaagaagaaacTCAATACTGGGCAAATgttttgtgaagaattagaagataATATAAAATAGTGCAATCTGAActaggaattttagaaatatatttcaatacCTTACCATACATGGCAGTGAAAACAAAAGATACCCTATATGTTAGCAAATCTTGCAATTTGTTAGGATCAGGATTTCTCTACAGCTCATTTTTTGCCTGAGTCTTTagataaaattgtgtgtgtgtgtgtgtgtgtgtgtgtgtgtgtgtgtgtgtgtaagtaagcAAGTAACACATATGGAGACCAGGGGacaacttaaattattccattgccACTGACTATcttggagttttgttgttgttgttttgaataaAAGACACTCTTTCTTATTAGTCTGGAATTCCCTAAGTAGCTAAGTAGGCTAGAGATCTGActagcaaagaagaaaaaattaagaagaaaaaaaaaagctaggaatGTTAACGTGGCTAATAATCACAAGCACAGACATCCCTAGGGTCTGCTAGTCGTAGATTGATTCTGATAAAATTGCCTGTATTCATCTTGCTTACCAATGAGCATGAGGTTTTCTATCCGTCAGTGGCTGCCTcagtttattttttgagtttcttCAAATATTCATTATAGTATTCTTCTCCTGTGTTTACATTTCTTCACAAAtagtttgtggtgtgtgtgtgtgtgtgtgtgttacaaaggGAATTTCCTTTCCCTGGTCTTTCTCATTGTGTATGTCTTTAGAATATAGGAAAGCCAGTGTTTTTTGTGTTAATTTCCATGCTTTTTTGatgaattgtttttgttttgttttttgaattttgTATGTGTGGCGGGGGGAGTTATTGCTATCTTATATGAAAATTCTGTTTTTACAAATTGGATATTTTAACATGTTTTCCTACATTATATGTTTTGTGTGCCCCTTTCTCATTCTCTTGCCTGTTATTGTAACTTAGACTTAAAGCACCATATTGACTAACAGTGGAGTGAATAGATACCTTTGTCTTATTCATGATCTTAGAGGGAgtgctttgaggttttctatttAACATGATGTTTCTCATAAATTACACATGGCCTTTATTGGTTAAGATATGTTTCCTCCATTTCTATCTTCCTCACTTTAATATTGGGCCTTGTCACAGACATTTTCTCCCTTTAATGAGTTGATCATGTGTTTCTACCTTTAATGAGTTGATCTTTTACTTTACGTAATGGATAATATTGACTTATGAATGGTGAATCCCTGTAGTAAAACCAACTTGGTCTTGAGATCATGGTCTCATTGATGTGAGTTTAAATAAGTTGGCCAgtatttttattgagaattttatatcttttttcaACAGATAGATCatcctgaaattttcttttttgttgtctttatCCAGCTTTGGAGTATGGATAATAATGGCCTCCTAAAAAGAATTTAGAaggattctttccttttctatttcaaGGAATAATTTGAATATTGTTGGTGGTCTTCTTTAAAAGTTGTGATAAAAATTTTAGTAAATTCATTGATATTGGGCTTCTTTTTAGTTCGGAAACTTCAGTCTTCTGATTATGGATTTAGTAAAAGTATTtcatcttggtttaattttggaaTGCTTTCAGCTTTAAAATTTATCCATTTTTAGACTTTTTCtggaatataatttttttttacatcttatTTTGTTGTATTATCTAGTTAGGTCTTGGTTTCAGCTTAAGCActcattgtttatattttcaggtTGAATTCTCAAGTAAAAGATTGTCTTCATGATTTCAGCAACCTTTGTAATTTTCTGTACAGTCTTAAGCCCTTTCTCCTTGATTTCATAGAGTTGTTTTTTGCTGCAACTTTCTTGAATTCTATGAGAAGGTTTATGGCTATTCCTTTAAGTTTAGTGTTCTAGAGTTCATCTAGCTAATTCTTTGTGGCAGCATTTTACCAGATGGGTACCTTTTGGAGAAAGGGTTCAGACCTGATCTTTAATGTTGTTGGTATTCTTGCAACACAGATATAGCCTGTGGCCTTCATTTGCTAGTTCTGAATTTGCTGCAGATAAAATAcagcaagaggaagaagagacagtTTGGGTAGGGTTGAGTCTAGAGGTTGGAAGTGACTTGGGGGGCGGGATGAAGTCATGTAAACTGAGGAGCTTGGTCTTGTGTACAGAATGTGCTTACTTTTCCAAGCTGGAGTGTGGCAGTACATCTCTGGGAGGAAAGATTGGATATGGTCTGAGAGAGTCAGCAGGTTAGGGGATAAGTAGGGGGAACCTGGTGCAAGGCCATCGCTATTTTGCAGACACCCTGCTAACTCTAGTCAGCTGTGGGGAAGGCACTGATAGGGCAGTCAGGGTACTCACCAGGCTAGATCCTAGAGAAGGATGTAGAAAGTCTGGATACCTTAATGAGGTGttggaggaaaaaagaagggacCTGTGAGTAGTGGTTGCATGGAGGGTGGTTCCTGGCAGAAGTCTAGAGCTTGACTGAGATGAAGGTTGGGGGGCTCAGAACAGGCTGGAGCACTGGCTGTGGGACCTTTCAGAAACTTGGAGGTTGGTTATAGGATAAATATGAGTAGCTAGATAAGACAAGGACACTGGCTGTGGTACCCACACTGAATCTGGCCAGGTTTGGGGAAAAAAGATGATGGTATTCAGGCTAGACATTGGAGAAGGATGTGGGAAGCCTGAGTATGGAGTAGAGTGATGGTGAGGGTATCATTTCCTTCAATTTTAGTAGATAGTGTTTTTGACTATAATAGTCTAGGTTGGCAACTATAATCTTTTAGAATTTAGACTATACCTTTCTTACTTTAAAAGTTTCCATTGAATAAGGTTTTGTTCTGCTGGACCTGCCTTTTACTTAACTtgacttgttttctgtttcttgtaacttttctttatttcttatttttaatcataGCATATCAGTGGAgtttcttttttgtcttatttgccGTTCTGCAGACCTTTTGTACATGGATAAGCATCTCTTTTAAGAATTGGAAAACTTCCATGATTttacataaaatgtattttatgccTTTGCAGTATGGTACTTTTCTATATCTATAATACATATTCTAGGTTTTTTGATGTTGCTTCAGAACCTTCCCATATTTCATTCATgtatttttacttgtttatttttacatctttatttGATCTCTACAAAGATTTTTGATAcctgttttcatctttatttctgtgtttctgaTTTTCAGAAGATGAACTTTTGAGAGTATAATagggaagaaaaatacaaagttcaaattcttattgtttttacAGTAAGGAAGGCATTAGCAGGTTTACTAAATACATCCTCCTTTCCTCCTACAGGTTAGAAGCTCCACAACTCACCCTGACTGAGCTACAGGTTCTTCTCAAACAGATGGATACTCTGCCCTGTGCCATGCATCAGATTAATAAAGTTAAGGTGAAGAGGGgcatgaaataatgaaattaatgTTAATAGGAGATACATGAGGGAATCCCAAGTAATAAAGGAATTGTAAGAACCTGGTTACTCACTGAGtaatggtggtgtatgcctttaatacaagcacttgggaggagaggcaggtccatttctctctctctgagtttgaggccagcctggtctttaagagctagttgcaggacaggatccaagctacagagaaaccctgttttgaaaattaaaataaaataaaaagaatctgaTTGTTCTAAACAAAGTACTTAcacccctttgtgtgtgtgtagtatacacTGAATCTTATTTTAGTTACAATCAGCAAGAATTTGGCGAAAGAATAAATTAACCTTGAACACAGAGTGTCTACATTTGTCAGGCCTCTCTACAGGACTCCAAAGGATTTACTTACAAGCTGTGTAGTAGTCTGAGTAGTccaacagtgattttttttttccagatggaaAGGTCAATGAACAATGAATACTACTTAAACAACCCTTTATAAAATCCTGTTCATTTATGTTGTCTTAAGGAGACAGCAATTTTCATTATTCCTTATCATTTAATCTTATACTAACAGTagttattttctgagaaaacattaTTAAAGGTACTAAGCAGATATTAAAACTACTGACacatgaaattttcatttttattttaactttttgtagGATGTCCTGCAACAGGTGGAGGCATACCAAATTCAGACCCGTGAGGCTCTAATTTCAGTGCCTTATAATTCAAAACTACTTCAGTCTCTGTTGGAAAAAGGTCAACAGCTTTGCGTAGAAGTTCCCGAAGCTCATCAACTTCAGGAAATGATAGAACAGGTACAATGGCTAGATCAAGTGAAGCAGGCCCTATCTCCTTCAGCCCAGAGGCACTCTCTGGTCATCATGAAGAAGCTTTTAGTTACAGGAACCAAGGTACCCTCCAGCCCTTCTGTGAACAAAGCTCGAGCAGAGCTACAAGAACTGCTGACTATTGCAGAGCGTTGGGAGGAAAAGGCCCATTTCTGCTTGGAAGCTAGGTAAGCTTCAGAGTATAATTTCCATGCATTATTTTGGGCTTCATACCTCCACCTAAATCATACCAGGTTAACCTAGTCTTATGTATGTATCATGCCATGCCAGTCtttcaggtttttgtttattaatttttatttaaaattttttatttactgtattttgagcatattttttttttccgtcCTGGACCTTTCTACTTCCTTACATACTCAATTTTatatcttctttttccctttttaaaaaagacagtgaaaaccaaaaagaaaataaaacatcaaacttagaataagaaaaccaataaaatgaaaaataacaaaacacacataACCAAACctgaagtccattttgtgttaGACTACACTTGAGTATGGAACCTGCACTGGAGTATGGCCAATGACTCTTCATGGGAGAAAACTaattcttcctctcccagcacaTTAATTGCAAACAGCCTTCGGGTTAAGGGAGGTTATTTTTGTCTATTTCACCTCTTAGCACTgggatttttctctgatttcactctgtgtgtgtcatgtgtatactctatacatatatatataccagtGTAGTTGTGTCTAGAAGATACTTCCCTTGGAGTCATCTAGTATCTCTGGCTGTTACAATCATTCCTCCTCTAAGAGGAGGAAATTTTGGAGGAGAGGGCCTTTCTGAAATAATTCCATTTTGGGCTAAGTGcttattttagaaatttagaatttcagaaattcttattttattcattagtcTATTTGTGAGTCTatgttaattcccatctactgcaagaagaaactTTGATGATGACAGTTGATCAGTGCTCTGATATATAGGTATAACACAGTGTTATTAGGGGTCATGTTATTGATATTGTTCCTTTTGTAGAATAATAGTAGAATTTTTCCCATAGTGCCCTATCAGGACAAGTGTATGAACACCAATTGAATCCTGCAATGCCAGAAATGGGTTTTATCTTGTTTCAGCAGCCAAAGGGTCCTATAGTACCCCAACTCCCAAATCATATACTTTGACCAAAACTGTTGGTTACTCTCCATAACCTTGCTGTAAATACAATGTGCTTACATAATTCAACAGAAAAACATTCATCAGGTGCCCAACTAGAAACTTTACCCCATACCAATTATATTCATGTGCTAGTTAGGTCCTCTTCACTCTACTTGAGGAGAGTGGTAATCAATATTACCCAGCTACCAACCTGCCTGCAAGACAGTGTGGTACAGTAGCAGCACAAATGTTATAGGTGTAAACAACCACATTTTACATGAATTTAGAGCACAATCTCCATACATGACACTTCTAAAGTAGCCAAGTACCTGAGAGTAGACAGGTCTTGAGCCTAGGGGAAATCTTAACAATACTTTAAACCAAAAACTGCCAGTGTATTCTTTGGCTGAGTTCTCAGATTATCAACATCATTAATGTAGTATACAGGTAACCACTGTATCCTTACTGAGACTTCCAGTATCATTGTTCACTTGATTTATCAAAACTTTTACTGCTTAAACTGGTAGCAAAGGAAACTAGGACAAAAAAGTACACATAAAgcaatataatattaaatataatttttttcccaaatatttttagGCAAAAACATactccagccactttggaagttaTAATACGTGAAGCAGAAAACATTCCTGTCTACTTGCCTAATATCCAGTCTCTCAAGGAAGCTCTGACTAAGGCACAGGCTTGGATTGCTGATGTGAATGAGATTCAAGTGAGGATCATGTTTCTTACTTTTCTGTCTAACACTTCAAATAAAgagaaaccattttattttagttttccacaTAGTTGGGGTTATGGGAAAAATTGAACATGGGAAGTTAGATCATTGAGAAAGTTAAGGTTATCAGGAtaagaacaagaagaggagaaaagagtcCAAACCCACAAAGAGTTAACCAAAACAAGGGTGAAAAAGCAAGTTGATAGCCTCATTAAGTTTTTGATtctgagacagaaagggaagaattttgtaaaatgtagtttgtaattttttcttttttcagaataTATCTTCATTTCATCAGCACTATGGTTATAGAGTAGAATATATACAACCTTACTCAACAAATCTAAACataattatacataaaataaaacttgacaTAATTTAATTGTGCCTATTTCAGAATGGCGATCACTACCCCTGCTTGGATGATTTGGAGGGCCTAGTAGCTGTAGGTCGTGATTTACCTGTGGAGCTAGAAGAACTGAGACAACTGGAAAATCAGGTGCTGACAGCACACTCCTGGAAAGAGAAAGCTTCTAAGACTTTTCTCAAGAAGAATTCTTGCTACACACTGTTGGAGGTAAGGTCTAGTACATTATACCACAGTGTCTTCTGTGTATTGTGAAAAAGCTCATAAAAGAACATAAATTTTGGGGGCATCTTGGGAAAATGAACAGTAATCCCCCTTCCTTCTGTCTGGTAATAGGTTCTCTGCCCATGTGCAGATGTTGGTTCTGTTAGCACAAAGCGCAGTCGGTGGATGAAAAAGGAGATGGGGTTATACAAATATGACACAGAATTGCTGGGGCTATCTGCACAGGACCTCAGGGACCCAGGATCTGTGGTAAGCAGCTTGACATGGAGAAAATTTGGTTTGTAGGTATCTCTCTGAAAAGAAGGTAGACTGAAAATGATTATGTAGTCTGAATTGGTTACCTATAAGCAGAGATCACCAAGcctattattttaatttgggAATAGCATAAATAGGGTAATCCAGAGAGGATGAGGTTCTCAACAGCTTTCACCCTGTTCTGGGTTCAATAGATCATGGCCTTCAAGGAaggagaagcaaaagaaaaggaaggcatcTTGCAGTTGCGACACATCAACTCAGCCAAACCCAATCCAATGTCCTCAACCACTGCCTCTGCGACCTCCATCTGTATATGTGGGAAGGTCCCTGCAGGGGTGGAAGTTCTGCAGTGTGACCTCTGTCAAGACTGGTTTCATGGACAGTGTGTTACAGTACCACGCCTGCTCAGTTCCCTAAGGGCCAGTCCTACATCATCTCAGCTGCTAACTTGGTGGGAATGGAATACTAAATTTCTGTGCCCCTTGTGCATGCGTTCAAGGCGTCCACGTCTAGAGACCATCCTGTCATTGCTGGTAGGACTACAGAGACTGCCTGTGAGGCTACCTGAGGGTGAGGCCCTACAGTGCCTAACAGAGAGGGCCATTGGTTGGCAAGGCCGTGCCAGACAGGCTTTAGCTTCTGAGGATGTGACTGCTTTATTGGGACAGCTAGCCAAAGTCCGCCAACAGCTACAGAATAAATTGAGACATGAGAAGGCCCC
It encodes the following:
- the LOC130868835 gene encoding lysine-specific demethylase 5D isoform X3 gives rise to the protein MIGLGLVAKEKTLRKKDSIQPDKEEVTCLPSVAVKEEASGFGKVASFPDKDLNQSPKARTKMTMQLRNNHSSTQFVDVCRICSRGDEDDRLLLCDGCDDNYHIFCLLPPLSEVPKGIWRCPKCILAECKRPPEAFGFEQATQEYTLQSFGEMADSFKADYFNMPVHMVPTEVVEKEFWRLVSSIEEDVTVEYGADIHSKEFGSGFPVNNGKWNLSPEEEEYATSGWNLNVMPVLDQSVLCHINADISGMKVPWLYVGMVFSAFCWHIEDHWSYSINYLHWGEPKTWYGVPSLAAEHLEEVMKRLTPELFDSQPDLLHQLVTLMNPNTLMSHGVPVVRTNQCAGEFVVTFPRAYHSGFNQGYNFAEAVNFCTADWLPAGRQCIEHYRRLQRYCVFSHEELICKMAAFPEKLDLNLAVAVHKEMFIMVQEERRLRKALLEKGVTEAEREAFELLPDDERQCIKCKTTCFLSALACYDCPDGLVCLSHINDLCKCSRNRQYLRYRYTLDELPAMLQKLKIRAESFDNWANKVQAALEVEDGRKRSFEELRALESEARERRFPNSELLQRLKNCLSEAEACISQVLGLVSNSDDRLEAPQLTLTELQVLLKQMDTLPCAMHQINKVKDVLQQVEAYQIQTREALISVPYNSKLLQSLLEKGQQLCVEVPEAHQLQEMIEQVQWLDQVKQALSPSAQRHSLVIMKKLLVTGTKVPSSPSVNKARAELQELLTIAERWEEKAHFCLEARQKHTPATLEVIIREAENIPVYLPNIQSLKEALTKAQAWIADVNEIQNGDHYPCLDDLEGLVAVGRDLPVELEELRQLENQVLTAHSWKEKASKTFLKKNSCYTLLEVLCPCADVGSVSTKRSRWMKKEMGLYKYDTELLGLSAQDLRDPGSVIMAFKEGEAKEKEGILQLRHINSAKPNPMSSTTASATSICICGKVPAGVEVLQCDLCQDWFHGQCVTVPRLLSSLRASPTSSQLLTWWEWNTKFLCPLCMRSRRPRLETILSLLVGLQRLPVRLPEGEALQCLTERAIGWQGRARQALASEDVTALLGQLAKVRQQLQNKLRHEKAPTSSSDLASDSLRNSTGKDILKEEELILNEDRLISPEKTFRKETLYKRDEELLPSLLSQLTGPVLELPEATRVPLEELMMEGDLLEVTLDENYSIWQLLQAGQNPNLERIHTLLELEKPENQENRSQEQTPERRQQRRLKVDLSRKAEDLSQKELESKRARSSRIKPKEKQFQEATCGENVFLSCPTEHTRILKEHMSSVQKKDISPSSFSSITPLLHLSYFHQQEL